One Thermus islandicus DSM 21543 DNA window includes the following coding sequences:
- a CDS encoding acyl-CoA dehydrogenase family protein, translating to MTEETKLWKKGGGWILEPPEVVYTPEDFDESVKEIARTTRAFAEKEVLPLLERMEHGELELNVPLMKKAGELGLLAIEIPEEYGGLDLPKVVSTVVAEELAGTGGFSVTYGAHTSIGTLPLVYFGTEEQKRKYLPRLASGEWIAAYCLTEPGSGSDALAAKTRATLSEDGKHYVLNGVKQWISNAGFAHLFTVFAKVDGEHFTAFLVERDTPGLSFGPEEKKMGIKASSTRQVILEDVKVPLENVLGEIGKGHKIAFNVLNVGRYKLGAGAVGGAKRALELSARYAKARVQFGRPIGEFGLIQEKLGEMATRIFAGESAVYRTVGLIDEALSGKKGAEAVMAGVEEYAVEASIIKVLGSEVLGYVVDEGVQIHGGYGYSQEYPIERAYRDARINRIFEGTNEINRLLIPGMLLRRALKGQLPLFQAAMKLQKELLEPTFEEPEDLELHQVQNLKKLFLMVAGLAAQRYGQGVEEEQEVLAAAADILIDAYAAESALLRARKLGGVAQSMARLYLAQAMDRAQTRALGVLPRLVEGDEARVVYSAARRLTKREPLDLVALRREVARAVLEAEGYPIAR from the coding sequence ATGACCGAGGAGACGAAGCTCTGGAAGAAGGGCGGCGGCTGGATCCTGGAGCCGCCGGAAGTGGTCTATACCCCTGAGGACTTTGACGAGAGCGTCAAGGAGATCGCCCGCACCACCCGCGCCTTCGCAGAAAAGGAGGTGCTCCCCCTCTTGGAGCGGATGGAGCACGGGGAGCTTGAGCTCAACGTGCCCCTCATGAAGAAGGCGGGGGAGCTCGGGCTTCTCGCCATTGAGATCCCCGAGGAGTACGGGGGGCTGGACCTGCCCAAGGTGGTCTCCACCGTGGTGGCCGAGGAGCTTGCCGGCACCGGGGGCTTCTCCGTCACCTACGGAGCCCACACCTCCATCGGCACCCTGCCCCTCGTCTACTTCGGCACCGAGGAGCAGAAGCGAAAGTACCTGCCCAGGCTCGCCAGCGGGGAGTGGATCGCCGCCTACTGCCTCACCGAGCCGGGTTCGGGCTCGGACGCCCTCGCCGCCAAGACCCGGGCCACCCTCTCCGAAGACGGCAAGCACTACGTCCTGAACGGGGTCAAGCAGTGGATCTCCAACGCGGGCTTCGCCCACCTCTTCACCGTCTTCGCCAAGGTGGACGGGGAGCACTTCACCGCCTTCCTGGTGGAGCGGGACACCCCGGGCCTTTCCTTTGGCCCCGAGGAGAAGAAGATGGGCATCAAGGCCTCCAGCACCCGCCAGGTGATCCTGGAGGACGTGAAGGTGCCCCTGGAGAACGTCCTCGGGGAGATCGGCAAGGGGCACAAGATCGCCTTCAACGTCCTCAACGTGGGCCGCTACAAGCTGGGGGCGGGGGCCGTGGGCGGGGCCAAGCGGGCCCTGGAGCTTTCCGCCCGGTACGCCAAGGCGCGGGTCCAGTTCGGCCGCCCCATCGGGGAGTTCGGCCTCATCCAGGAGAAGCTGGGGGAGATGGCCACCCGGATCTTTGCTGGGGAGAGCGCCGTCTACCGCACCGTGGGCCTCATTGACGAGGCCCTTTCCGGCAAGAAGGGCGCCGAGGCGGTGATGGCGGGAGTAGAGGAGTACGCCGTGGAGGCCAGCATCATCAAGGTGCTGGGCTCCGAGGTGCTGGGCTATGTCGTGGACGAGGGGGTGCAGATCCACGGGGGCTACGGCTACTCCCAGGAGTACCCCATTGAGAGGGCCTACCGGGACGCCCGCATCAACCGCATCTTTGAGGGCACCAACGAGATCAACCGCCTCCTCATCCCTGGGATGCTCCTAAGGAGGGCGCTAAAGGGCCAGCTTCCCCTCTTCCAGGCGGCCATGAAGCTCCAGAAGGAGCTTCTGGAGCCTACCTTTGAGGAGCCCGAGGACCTCGAGCTTCACCAGGTCCAAAACCTGAAGAAGCTTTTCCTCATGGTGGCGGGCCTTGCCGCCCAGAGGTACGGGCAGGGGGTGGAGGAGGAGCAGGAGGTCCTCGCCGCTGCCGCCGACATCCTCATTGACGCCTACGCCGCGGAAAGCGCCCTGCTCCGGGCTCGGAAGCTGGGGGGTGTGGCCCAGAGCATGGCCCGGCTCTACCTGGCCCAGGCCATGGACCGGGCCCAGACCCGGGCCCTCGGGGTGCTCCCCCGGCTCGTGGAAGGGGACGAGGCGCGGGTGGTCTACTCCGCCGCCCGCCGCCTGACCAAGCGGGAGCCCTTGGACCTCGTGGCCCTGCGCCGGGAGGTAGCCCGGGCGGTCCTCGAGGCGGAGGGCTACCCCATCGCCCGCTAA
- a CDS encoding thiolase family protein encodes MREAVIVSAVRSPVARGKKDGALASLHPVDLSAQVMRGAVERIGLDPKEVEDVLWGCAMPEAAQGLNIARLALLRAGFPVEVAGATVNRFCSSGLQTVAMAAQAVMTGMADAVLAGGVEMMSQVPMSGFHTRLHPDLTPTEWSPESYSTYIGMGFTAERVAERFGVSREDQDRWALRSHQRAAQAWAEGRFSEVVPIRVPKVVYQGTKKRVEEVLFERDETVRPDTSLEALAKLRPAFKKGGTVTAGNASPYSDGAAAVVVMSREKAEALGLKPLARFVSFAVAGVEPDIMGVGPVKAVPKALKRAGLTLDQIALIEFNEAFAAQVLAVMRALEMPEERTNVNGGAIALGHPLGATGAKLTAQLVSELSRRGGGYGLVTMCIGGGMGAAGVFEVYPA; translated from the coding sequence ATGCGGGAAGCGGTCATCGTGAGCGCAGTGCGGAGCCCCGTGGCCCGGGGCAAGAAGGACGGGGCCTTGGCCAGCCTCCACCCCGTGGACCTCTCCGCCCAGGTGATGCGGGGCGCGGTGGAGCGGATCGGCCTGGACCCTAAGGAAGTGGAGGACGTGCTCTGGGGGTGCGCCATGCCCGAGGCGGCCCAGGGGCTCAACATCGCCCGGCTCGCCCTCCTCCGGGCGGGCTTTCCCGTGGAGGTGGCGGGGGCCACGGTCAACCGCTTCTGCTCCAGCGGGCTTCAGACCGTGGCCATGGCCGCCCAGGCGGTGATGACCGGCATGGCCGACGCCGTCTTGGCGGGGGGCGTGGAGATGATGAGCCAGGTGCCCATGTCGGGCTTCCACACCCGGCTCCACCCCGACCTCACCCCCACGGAGTGGAGCCCCGAGTCCTACTCCACCTACATCGGCATGGGCTTCACCGCCGAACGGGTGGCGGAGCGCTTCGGTGTAAGCCGGGAGGACCAGGACCGGTGGGCCCTAAGGAGCCACCAGCGGGCGGCCCAGGCCTGGGCCGAGGGGCGCTTTAGCGAGGTGGTCCCCATCCGGGTGCCCAAGGTGGTCTACCAGGGCACCAAGAAGCGGGTGGAGGAGGTCCTTTTTGAGAGGGACGAGACGGTGCGGCCCGACACCAGCCTCGAGGCCCTGGCCAAGCTCCGCCCCGCCTTCAAGAAGGGGGGCACCGTGACGGCGGGAAACGCGAGCCCCTACTCCGACGGGGCCGCGGCGGTGGTGGTCATGAGCCGGGAGAAGGCGGAGGCTTTGGGCCTGAAGCCCCTCGCCCGCTTTGTGAGCTTCGCCGTGGCCGGCGTGGAGCCCGACATCATGGGCGTGGGCCCTGTGAAGGCGGTGCCGAAGGCCCTGAAGCGGGCCGGGCTCACCCTGGACCAGATCGCCCTCATTGAGTTCAACGAGGCCTTCGCCGCCCAGGTCCTGGCGGTGATGCGCGCCCTGGAGATGCCGGAGGAGAGAACGAACGTGAACGGCGGGGCCATCGCCTTAGGCCACCCCTTGGGGGCCACGGGGGCCAAGCTCACCGCCCAGCTGGTAAGCGAGCTCTCCCGCCGGGGCGGGGGGTACGGCCTCGTCACCATGTGCATCGGCGGGGGCATGGGAGCCGCAGGCGTGTTTGAGGTTTACCCGGCCTGA
- a CDS encoding 3-hydroxyacyl-CoA dehydrogenase/enoyl-CoA hydratase family protein, which yields MRIKRVGVIGAGTMGSGIAALLASAGIPVVLLDIPGREDRDEYAKKGLERALKAKPAAFMDPERARYIEIGNTEDHLEKLKDCDWVVEAILEKPEPKRALYARLEGLLKPTAIVSSNTSGIPMKVLLEGRSEGFRRRFLGTHFFNPPRYLHLLELIPTPETDPEALEAIRRFGERILGKGTVLAKDSPGFIANRLGVYGMVQAVRLMEKHGLTLDEVDALTGPLLGRPNSATFRTADLTGLDVLKLVTEELAEATGEDFALPPWVLRLVEEGRLGEKTGAGFYKRVDGEILTLDPKTLEYVPRAKLDLPELRALRDLPLRERLSRVLDLPGKYGAFLRELFAKTAHYTLEKAPEIAYDLVAVDQALEWGFGWEEGPFKNMDAVGLARVEALLAEHGLKAPDLLKKAQGAFYKDGAYLGFDGAYHPLPKREGVISLKALKSEGKTLLESKEAALLDLGDGVALLEFRTKMNAIGEGVLRMLQKSLEYVEEKGYVGLVLGNEDPRAFSAGANLALLLAQVQEGNWDELDLGVRLFQKASLSLRYSPFPVVAAPFGLTLGGGAEFTLHADRVQAHAELYMGLVEAGVGLLPAGGGTKEMLLRFTEELRPYEEADPFEAVKRAFGLIAMAKTSTSALEARKMGFLREGDGISMNRDFLIADAKRRVLELAPDYRPPLPPRIRVLGSEALGNLRYAVWSFREAGEITDHDMRIGLEIAYVLSGGEGPAREVSEWDLLDLEREAFLKLLGTRKTQERIAYTLKTGKPLRN from the coding sequence ATGCGGATCAAACGGGTAGGGGTGATCGGAGCCGGGACCATGGGAAGCGGGATTGCGGCCCTCTTGGCGAGCGCCGGGATCCCCGTGGTCCTCCTAGACATCCCCGGAAGGGAGGACCGGGACGAGTACGCCAAGAAGGGCCTGGAGCGGGCGCTGAAGGCCAAGCCTGCGGCCTTCATGGACCCCGAGCGGGCCCGGTACATTGAGATCGGCAACACGGAGGACCACCTGGAGAAGCTGAAGGACTGCGACTGGGTGGTGGAGGCCATCCTTGAGAAGCCCGAGCCCAAGAGAGCCCTCTATGCCCGCCTCGAGGGCCTCCTCAAGCCCACGGCCATCGTCAGCTCTAACACGAGCGGGATCCCCATGAAAGTCCTCCTCGAGGGGCGCTCTGAGGGCTTCCGCAGGCGCTTCCTGGGCACCCACTTCTTCAACCCGCCCCGTTACCTCCATCTCCTGGAGCTCATCCCCACCCCCGAGACCGACCCCGAGGCCCTGGAGGCCATCCGCCGCTTCGGCGAGAGGATCCTCGGCAAGGGTACCGTCCTCGCCAAGGACTCCCCGGGCTTCATCGCCAACCGGCTGGGGGTCTACGGGATGGTCCAGGCGGTGCGCCTCATGGAAAAGCACGGCCTCACCCTTGACGAGGTGGATGCCCTCACCGGGCCCCTCCTCGGCCGCCCGAACTCCGCCACCTTCCGCACCGCCGACCTCACGGGCCTGGACGTGCTGAAGCTCGTGACCGAGGAGCTCGCGGAGGCTACGGGGGAGGATTTCGCCCTGCCCCCGTGGGTGCTGCGCCTGGTGGAGGAGGGCCGCCTGGGGGAGAAGACGGGGGCCGGGTTCTACAAGCGGGTGGACGGGGAGATCCTCACCCTGGATCCCAAGACCCTGGAGTACGTGCCCCGGGCCAAGCTGGACCTCCCCGAGCTTCGGGCCCTCCGCGACCTCCCCTTGAGGGAGCGCCTTTCCCGGGTGCTGGACCTCCCCGGCAAGTACGGGGCTTTCCTAAGGGAGCTCTTTGCCAAGACCGCCCACTACACCCTGGAGAAGGCCCCCGAGATCGCCTACGACCTTGTGGCCGTGGACCAGGCCCTGGAGTGGGGCTTCGGCTGGGAGGAGGGGCCTTTTAAGAACATGGACGCCGTGGGGCTTGCCCGGGTGGAGGCCCTCCTCGCCGAGCACGGCCTCAAGGCCCCGGACCTCCTTAAGAAGGCCCAGGGGGCCTTCTACAAGGACGGGGCCTACCTGGGCTTTGACGGCGCCTACCACCCTTTGCCCAAGCGGGAGGGGGTCATCTCCTTAAAGGCCCTCAAGTCCGAGGGGAAGACCCTGCTTGAGAGCAAGGAGGCGGCCCTTCTGGACCTGGGAGACGGGGTGGCCCTCCTGGAGTTCCGCACCAAGATGAACGCCATCGGCGAGGGGGTCCTCCGGATGCTCCAGAAGAGCCTGGAGTACGTGGAGGAGAAGGGCTACGTGGGCCTCGTCCTCGGCAACGAGGACCCAAGGGCCTTCTCCGCCGGGGCCAACCTGGCCCTCCTCCTCGCCCAGGTCCAGGAGGGGAACTGGGACGAGCTAGACCTGGGCGTGCGGCTCTTCCAGAAGGCCTCCCTATCCCTGCGGTACAGCCCCTTCCCCGTGGTGGCGGCCCCCTTCGGGCTCACCCTGGGGGGCGGGGCCGAGTTCACCCTGCACGCGGATCGGGTCCAGGCCCACGCCGAGCTCTACATGGGCCTGGTGGAGGCCGGGGTGGGGCTTCTGCCCGCCGGGGGCGGCACCAAGGAGATGCTCCTCCGCTTCACCGAGGAGCTCCGCCCTTACGAGGAGGCCGACCCCTTTGAGGCGGTGAAGCGGGCCTTTGGGCTCATCGCCATGGCGAAGACCTCCACCAGCGCCCTCGAGGCCCGCAAGATGGGCTTCCTCCGGGAGGGGGACGGGATCAGCATGAACCGGGACTTCCTCATCGCCGATGCCAAAAGGCGGGTCCTGGAGCTGGCTCCCGACTACCGCCCGCCCCTACCGCCAAGGATCCGGGTTTTGGGAAGCGAGGCCCTTGGCAACCTCCGCTACGCCGTCTGGTCCTTCCGGGAGGCGGGGGAGATCACGGACCACGACATGCGGATCGGCCTGGAGATCGCCTACGTCCTCTCCGGCGGGGAGGGCCCGGCGCGGGAGGTCTCCGAGTGGGACCTCTTGGACCTGGAGCGGGAGGCCTTCCTGAAGCTCCTCGGCACCCGGAAGACCCAGGAGCGCATCGCCTACACCCTGAAGACGGGGAAGCCGCTTAGGAACTAG
- a CDS encoding lipoprotein, with product MKRMFFLASLALALAACSGHTVHRVEVDLLSFVPQGSRSGTLSLTQTEVRLPNDPAGQAILVPGAKTLEDGRIVLQVGLQNTGTLPADLTLEVRAGPQSDANLYDGTGGDFAVKIVSLTLNPGQAGTLDGSLALRPGDPLYNLIKTGAFRLGARVRVNSGDQVGYTLNQAEVVLRLRLFNLIP from the coding sequence GTGAAGCGCATGTTCTTCTTGGCAAGCCTTGCCCTGGCCCTCGCGGCCTGCAGCGGCCACACGGTCCACCGGGTGGAGGTGGACCTCCTCAGCTTCGTCCCCCAGGGAAGCCGCTCGGGAACCCTGAGCCTCACCCAGACGGAGGTGCGCCTGCCCAATGACCCTGCCGGGCAAGCGATCCTGGTGCCGGGGGCCAAGACCCTGGAGGACGGGCGGATCGTCCTCCAGGTGGGGCTTCAAAACACCGGAACCCTTCCCGCGGACCTCACCCTCGAGGTCCGGGCGGGCCCCCAGAGCGACGCCAACCTCTACGACGGCACGGGAGGGGACTTCGCCGTGAAGATCGTCTCCCTCACCCTGAACCCTGGGCAGGCAGGCACCCTGGACGGAAGCCTCGCCCTACGGCCCGGCGACCCCCTCTACAACCTCATCAAGACCGGGGCCTTCCGCCTCGGGGCCCGGGTCCGGGTGAATAGCGGCGACCAGGTTGGGTACACCTTGAACCAGGCGGAGGTGGTCCTGCGCCTCAGGCTCTTCAACCTGATCCCCTAG